A window of Maniola hyperantus chromosome 17, iAphHyp1.2, whole genome shotgun sequence genomic DNA:
aatttcgaCAGTAGGTTCCACGGATTTGGAGTTTTACAATAGTTAGACCCGAACGAACACAACACAGACAGTGTACAAAATTATAATGCTATAACTATAGGTACATCCAATCAGTAATCACTAATTAGTTTAAATTAcactcaaaatattataaaatttagtcaaattaaaaaaacatacaataataatcaaatttcaaaattagtCTTTAAAGTAAGTCAGAAATAATACCAAAATTTATGAAAGTTCACTATCGTCTAAGTATTCATTTTTCttgtttaaatttcaaaaatcacacgttaaaaaatcgtttatttttttaaagttaggtACCAGGATTTTTTGtgtcgagccaaattgtgccaatcgtgttttgcttctcgtaattcactaaagaatatctataatccatactaatctacttactacttatctacataggtacgtactaacattattattatagtctaccaatccgctcatggccagcgtggtagactacttatggccaaacccttctcactctgagaggagacccgtgctctgtagtgagccagtgaggtaaagggttgatcatgatgatgatgatgatgatgatactaatattatatccatactaatattataaatgcgaaagtgtgtctgtctgtctgtctgtctgctagcttttcacggctcaaccgttcaaccgattttgacgaaatttggtacagaggtagcttgcaacccggggaaggacataagctactttttattccggaaaatttaagagtttccacaggatttttaagaacctaaatccacgcgtacgaggtcgcggacatcagctagttttataataatattaaaaaataaataaacaaatttctagtttttgaggccaaactTGAtactttgaacatccgaaaagtgtctcaactctcaacaccgcttttgggacgtATTTCGCCTTAAATGAATCCGCTTTCCACTCATGGTGTGTACAGTGGTACAGTCACCCATATTATACTGTCCGTATGTTGTAAACACGCGCTCTTTTTGTCCTAAGTGATCCGGCTCTGGTCAACGTTGATTTTTATATCGGGTTAAGACCATTGCACAATTGATTTTGGCAACAGATTTTGTTTTTCTGCAAAAATATGGTATTGAAACTGAAAGGAGGCAAAACGAATGTAGATACCTAacataatagagagagagcccgggagggccagaccttctttaatttacaaaagctgaaagtttccttGCATATTGTCCCCGACACAGGGAGGAatgatcagtgactatgaagttctgatcatggtggctttgggagattacAGCCAGCAAAGgtgtaaaattacttacatcaaagtataaagagtaatcagtacccttattataaatgcgaaagtgtgtttgtttgttggtttgtccttcaatcacgccgcaacagagcaacggattgatgtgattttttccatgggtatagtcaaagagtGGAGACcggcagggcgattgtctaaaacctgcatcaatcattattacaatctcaattgttctgattggttgaatttgtgccattcttgttgcaacaatgcattgtagccaatagtgagcgagcattaaccaatcagagatgattgcgatcgtgacattgtagttgtcaaacaaccgcggtagggccactggagagtgacatagggtactttttatcccggaaaacgaagtcgcgggcgtaagctattttttttcttcgaaatagtattagaaatcacgtcatgcattgtcagtacccgtagtacaagattttacgtctcaccaaacgaaaccaaattcgagagtcgaaatacttccgcgttacagtaaaatagacctaaacagccttgaattgaagtcaaatattcaatgccactgattttaatttcgcaatgtttccgcttggagagctggctgtagaagtgtagacaaacttgagctttaaaacaaggcatgtaagatccagtttactgtgaCGCGGaggtatttcgactctcgaatttggtttcgtttggtgagacgtaaaatcttgtactacgggtacagacacttatagtatcgtggcaaccccctgctagACACCCTTAAACATAGAGTGCAAGTTAGGCCTAGTTAGCGGTTCCCACCAGACACCTCTACTGTAAAAAAACATCGGCGGTtactctggtgctgcaaatgttcatgggcggcggtaatcacttaacatcaggtgacccgcttgctcgtttgctcgctatatctatttttaaaaaaaacactgaaTTACAGAGTCCATCGTACATTCTCCCTAACACCGTCGCTCGaccgaaatatttattttgaagagcGGCCGCATAGTTGTttggattaaaaatatttctggATCCACTTGCGCACGACACACCAACTAGCAAGTATCGCTGGGGAAAATAGACACGAGACGAACAGATACACGCAGCGAATGCTCATTTTGttacttacctataggtacttacctacagtgcgacaaggctatcttggcgtgtggcgaaaatcggaactaacgttgccgtcaagtgtcccctttgttcttgttttgaatattctaagcctttgttctccaacagcgcccccctgtcaatgtcattgaagtgccaagagagccttgtcgcactgtagtaggttcttcttctcaatcaattcaattaaattttctttattgcgaatttgggttAATTTACAGATATTAAAGATAATTCACTCTTGGCCGAGTGGTCGTAGTTAGGGCCGGAAAATCGGAGTATTTTCAGCCCCGGAGTTGGGTTTTCATGTTGAGGGTTCTAAGTCCGGAGTTCTGGAGTTTAGAAGcttcattaaaaaaactgaatgtGTTAAATAATACGTTTGATTTGAATAAGTATTTATTGCGCTTGAAAAAATGTGCAAGTCTGTTAAGCATGAAATAAAACCAATCAGTTAGAAAAATGAAAAGGATGACCTTGGTATAGTTaagtatcttattttgaaaattgaaaattctgtttatgaacacatttaaattttttatttgtttaatcaCAAagtggtttttagattttttcctttatttgtgctattagacaaatttcatgattttaggtcaacgggaagtacaagtaccctataggtattcttgacagacacgaaagacggacggacagacagacaacaaattagtgatcctacaagggttctttttttccttttgaggtacggattcCTAAAAACCATGATCGAATATTATCTGtaagtatttaagtaagtacctacttactaagcaGGAAAGGGAATTACCATTCTTATAAGCCACTTTGCctgataattaaattatgttatcTACTAACAACAGCTTAGTTAGAAACTTCCTCTTATGGAAGTCGTCGatatgtgcatcgacctttagaaggtgatacctacctatcagatttgtagagcattgtctctattgttgagaccgacaaaacgtcatatataagtatgtgtgacagagacaacgctctacaaagccgaaatgacattctaaaggccgatgtacattattttctgccgcgtactgtgagtacctagtaggtataatccCTGGGTTGAGTGctgatatcactacccatattataaatgcgaaagtgtgtttgtttgttggtttgttggtttgttgctttgtccttcaatcacgtcgcaacggagcaacggatcgacatgattttttgcatgggtatgtatagtttaaaaacctggagagtgacataggctacttttatcccggaaaatcaaagagttaccacgggatttttaaaaaccaattccacacggacgaagtcgtgggcatcagctagttgggtATATTATCTACCAGCAACAGGTGAGTGCTGATTCTGAATAAACACTAGAAGTTAGCCACTTGAGACTATCATTACAAAAGCGATGTTCAAAATCTGATTTCATATTGTCTCATAACACAACCCACCATAGGTACACGAGAAAGTGGCTAAAATGGGTTACTTTGGTAACATCTGTGCATTGTGTGTTTtggtgtttgctctgggctctATTAATTTCATTGAAGCCCGGTCCACCAACGACGCCTTAATGAGGTAAGTGTTTAAGCTACCTGTCTACCtcctttaagtaggtatattttaactgaaaaaaaaaaacacttctgCGAACTTGAAAATCTGATGATTATTTATCCAATGCCAATCAAATCCACCTATCCAACTTCAGTCATtcgagttctctccgtcatccgtgagaatttCTCGGATGTGCCTCAAATTCAAATCGGACGTATCACGTGCCTAGTTATGTCAAATAAgcatgtccactgaatagcttggatttggatcagagatcggattagtgcgtaggTAAGCAGTATCCGAGTTCGttccgagttttttatatccgtactagctgatacccgcgacttcgttcgcgtagatttaggtttttaaaatccctcgggaactctttgattttccgggataaaaagtagcctatatcactctccaggtctttaactatacccatgcaaaaaattacgtcgatccgttgctctgttgcgacgtgattgaaggacaaaccaacaaacaaacacactctcacATTTAtactaataagggtactgattttcacctactcggatcggatgagtgcgtaaccactCTAACACTATTCTACCCGACACATTTAGTTTCTCAGAAAAACAGTCTGGACTAGGATCTTGAACCAATTAAAATTTCTCAACTAAAATCTATTTTTCAAGTCCTAATTAAATTGTTATCTCTACAGGCATGAAGCCAAACGAGATATTCCTGAGCGCTGCACCACCAACAGTGTGACACCGGTCACTTGTGAGCGCGCGAACATCACAGACAACCTTCTGCCGCATCCAGATGACTGCCAGCTCTTCTACTATTGCTTGGCCGCCACTCTGCCACCGATATGCCGACAGTGCCCAGCCAGATTGCATTTTAACCCTCAAAAGCATGTTTGCGATCAACCTGAACAAGCAGGGTGCCATGCAAGTAACTCTTCTAGCTCGACACCTGTTTCTACTACTGGAGAGCCTGATTCTACTACTCCGACACGTGTTTCTACTACTAGAGCCCCAGTTTCCACTACGCGCCGTACCACTACTACTGCTAGAGCCTCCACTACTTGCCGGTCGTGGTCGGGTATGCAGTGGTGCTCAGTTTGAtaaaacattataatttttttcttgtaacgGATCTTGGCTCTAATAAAAAATTCTTACGCAAAAAGATGTCCtaggttattttatttaagaaacTTTTAACCAATTACAATAGGTAATAATGAAGTCACTAGAGGGAGCTGCATTTCATGCTTTACctattttgtttgatttttaataaGCTCGATTatcgaaaagctagcagacagacagacagacacacttttgcatttataatattagtatggatttttcacATGTTACCACAATTACCATCTCTTAGTACAGTATAATACTgaatcatattataaataataattccaATCTAAATCGAACCACAATGGTTCTTCATTTTGTTATTGTTTGCAAACTATTAAAATGAAGTCAAAACGATTTACCCTTCACACCAATAAAACCGCTACAGCCTTGTCGAACTAAAATGTGTTAAAATCACGCATTTGACTCACtgaataattattgtaacaAAGCTTTGTAACACACATCGATAACAAAGGATATTTGttgaagtacctattatacgcaacaggtcgagatggcaatcggggtggggacgctccgcacagtccccgcgatatcccggtgcgggatagcgcgggtgacgtgcgggttccCCCCGGCTCATACCCGGATTgtcatctcgacatgtcgcgcactataggtataagtacagtatataatagaatatatttaaattcaagtaaacttttacaagtgcttttgaatcgtcaactacaaTAGTTTCAttcaccactggttcggaatgccgttcctacatAGATAGCCTATAGAAAcctcaattatattattatctatacttatggGTAGATAACACGGTTGATTATTTTATAGTACTTGAGTTGAATTCGAAACACACATTCAAATAATGCCAGGTAGGAACCTCCTAATTAcctagtctgaccattgcaatTGCTTCCATCTTAGTTTAAAGGGAAAATTTAACGGTAATGACTGCGTATCTAAAAGCAAATCTACTTTAAtagcgaaggaaaacatcgtgaggaaacctacatacctacctggGAGTTCACCACAATgctctcagaggtgtgtgaggTCTGTCGATCCTACCTCTTCTTTAGACCTATTTCTTCATCAGTATTACTTAGAATAATTTGACTTTAATCCGACATATCCCGTTTAAAAATAAGATCAACAACTTTAATAACCTTCACCTCGACACAAAAATTACGCCGAAGTTTTaagtattgttttatttatgttaattaATTCATTCTAATTACATTTCTTGTAAGGTCCGGctctttaactagcttattatGTTAATGTagattttataattaactagcacAAGTAGGTGCACCTGCGACTTGAATCCTAGAAAATTTTATCTATtatcatattaattatcacttgaTGATACCCAgcatgacttcgtccgtgtggatttagatttttaagaaatcccgtgggacctctttgattttctggaataaaatatagcctaggTATGTGTTATTCAGggaatacaaacatacatatatatattcAGGGAATacatctccattccaaatttcagccaaaacgGCTGTCATTGCGGCGTgaatgagtaacaaacatatcCAAAGATACTTTAagattaatattactaaatgatgcccacgatttcgtttGAAATCATCTGAAATCTGTATTTTCATTCagaagttgttttttttttacctaaatTAATGTTGATATCTACAGAAGATTATTTTGTTGTATCGTCTTTTGTTGCATTAGATAAACtgtaaaaaaagtaataaattacaataGTTACATTACTGAAGACTAGACGGTTTCGTCACTTTTGTCTCTACTTAAAGGAAAAtacgtaaaaaatatataactgcggatagttatattttttaatcttgGTCTTGATAAAACCAGCGAAATAATTTGATTTGGGTACCACATTTGGGCACGATAGgtgtccacggctggacataagtTTCCGTGGCCTTCTACACTCTTGTATCCAGATTTCAgtagctccctgcgactcgcttgatgtcgtcgGTCTACCTCTGTGGTCAACCTATGAGAAAGTCTatcaacactgcgctttccacACTAAATCATCGTCTAAATTCGATATCAAAATTCAAACGAGCTTTTTACTGGGTTTTTTGGTACAACTTGTATGAATTATTTTCAACATCTTATTTCTTTagccagagtaaccgacataactcaagggattgcgaaactgaagtggcagaGGGACTCATAGTTGACGTTGGGTTCTCAAAGTGTTGGAATGGCTCCCGAAAGCAGTATTTGCAGACGACATTAATCAAGTCGCGTGTAGCCGCTGGTTTCAGACGGCGCAATACCGCGAATTGTGGTTCCTAAAAGTTACCTAGGTAAGGTAAatacattatatatatatatatatatatatatatatatatatatatatattaaatttttttaagaatattagccatgttaaatgactaatattcccctttcctctccaactaagcgtcaggcttgtgctaggagtagatacgacaatagtgcaacgggcggggtttgaaccgtcgacctttcggttttcagtccactcctttaccggttgagctattgaggcttcaaaatattatgtcgaGCAGTGGACTATAGGCATGACCATAATCACACTGATGGAAAATGGTGATGCCACATCATCATTCTAACATGGGACGCATaattacctagaagatgcctatccactcttgttttaaagataggtTACTATTGGTAGGAAATACAAATCGTGGAAGAGTAGGTATTCCAAACCTTAActatgcgtatgaggaatgagtCTATGACGATTTCTTAAGGTAACCTTGTAAAAATATGAATTTGGTATATCGCAGAGCATCCATGAAGTATATCAACAAGTCtatcagtaggtaagtagatgtacCGCACGAATCAGATCGCGTGCTCCTCGACGCGTGTTGCGCAAGTCGTCGTGCTCGGCTGAGCAAGCGGGCCGCGCCTGAATCACTTCCCCTGTGCACACACGTCCTCGCCGACTGCTACATGCCACTTAGACATTacctatattaattactagcttatgctcgcgacttcgtccgcgtggactacacaaattttaaacccctatttaacccccttagtgATTGTATTTTCATAATCCTTTCTTCCTTCCTCATTTTTAATACGTTTTTATTAACTCGCTTTCTTGTCGTTCTGTTCGTTTGTTAGTCTGTTTCGTTCAAATTTtacaataggtagatacgttttAAACTAACTTCCTGGTGAGCTAGAggcttaaaattttaaactggTACCGGATGGCTTCACAACATGCTTTCTTGTAATGTTTAtaatagcagagtgaactagagtaagggaATTCTCGGttcgatcctgaatcgacgatactTATGTCATAGATTAGGCTATTCACTattgtgacgtaaaatcaaagaaaaataaggcTACTCTTTATGGCTACTTGCgtaaaatgtactaacatttgacgcctgccagtgacgtcgaagcctcgacgttttgttagaagttccctaaaggtttgattccgaaccacgctgcacgcagcagcgctcccgcaacagtgctgtcaccagctgtcacagtcctgtcgcggcactactggtccctatacaatctctataagcttatatgacattacattccgaactaggcagcaatgttccgctacattgctgccgcgacattgctgcctagctcggaatgtaatgtcatataagcttatagagattgtatggggaccagtagtgccgcgacaggactgtgacaactggtgacagcactgttgcgcgagcgctgctgcgtgcagcgtggttcggaatcataccttaactgtcgtgaactgtgattcTTATAGGTTATTAGTTACTAAGTGAAACGAACCACAACCGCGACGAAAATCGCGATGTATCATTGCTTTTACTTGTTGCATCCGCAGGGGCGTTACACGGTTCGACTCTCGCGCCGGCATTACGAATTACTTAATAAATTTACTTCTTGCAAACACTACTTTACTTAAACCACTTTACTGTTATAATTATAACCATCTGTAATTCTTTGGAATAAGGTTGGTTTTTGTACAGTGTTATACTTTTGTAGGTGAGTTTGTAATATGGTTTGTATGTGTCCTGTCATTATATTTGGAGGTTAGTGGTTAGTGTAGAGGATGTGATTTCCATTTGGCACAGATATTGTGTAATTAGACAATTTGCAGATGTTTTATATCGCGTGATCGACGTCTTCCCCTTGAAACTGCCAGTGATAACTTATCGTGCTTCAAATTATCCCATTTTGGCAGGTTgtttgataaagaaactttacGATCAAATTGTTTGACTGGCTGTTGTAATTTACATTATTAATAACCACTAGATTTTCATGACTATTTATTTACTccatttattagggttccgtacctcaaaaggaaaaagggacccttttagatcactttgttgtctgtctgtcattaaatcacagagaattcaaatGTAGGTATTTGAATTATCTGTGATTTAACAGCTGTTTTATCTCATCTGCAGCTCGAATACATTTCTTTCGGAGCTTGAGCAACGCTTTGTCGATGAAAAAACTGTGAGAAATAGTCACTTGTCACACTGATTGTGTTCCAGCTGTTCATTCTGCtgtacattcatcatcatcaaccgatagacgtccacagctggacataatacctattatgtaggtatctatcCTGTTAttcctggggccatggagtctgtCACCATTTTACCGCGATATAAACCTCATCTGGTGACTGGCTGCCTCATTTTTTGTGCAATGGATCAGcttggctgtccagcgtggaaatgcagccagtattcttggcaccattccacgcgggcatgatttgtttagtaagtaagtaatataagGCTAACTTTAAGGTCTCTTGTATGCGAAAATGCGAAAATGCGTGCGAAATCAACATTccaggaccccaacgtctatcggttttacgaactcaacccgttgagttatgtcggttactcggGTTCTTCTACGGCTCCtctcatttctaatttggtcacatagagaaactccaagcatagctctctccatcgctcgctgagtgactctgagttttcttatgtGGCCCATAGTTAGGGTCATGGCCCATGGGTCAGCGCGCATGGGTCATTCAATCTGTCAAAACTACATCTAAGTATAGCGAGGAGGAACGAGGAGCTACACAAcgctaccgaccgagctatcgcggtttttgggctgcccgtaggtatttgaggtgaccgtcgactcgaaaagaagaagaagatctaaGTATATAGCTGCTTACGTAATGACTACGTGATTTTCTTTTACAAATCTTTACTTCCTGACTTGCTATTTAGTGCAACTCCAACCGAGCTGCTCCTGAAGTTTATAAATTATGAAGAGATGACTCTACAAATCCCGAATGTCACTCCCAGGCGAGTGCACTCGCTGGGAGAGTAAACGAGTGTCACTAAATGAAAACTCGGATGTCGGCTCTTTATTAATGACGACAGTGACTCGCGCCAGTCGCTACGCTGAACCGTTAATTGTAAAATACTTTAATAAAGGACCTTGTGCaatatacatcatcatcaccattatcaccgatagatgtccactgctggacataggtctcttgtagggacttccacacgccacagtcttgcaccGTCAGAATccaagcggctccctgcaactatGTAGTTTGATATTAGGTACAtgcacagtaggtacttacatacctacagtccgcgacaggtcgacatggcaatcggggtatgaggcggggggacgccgcgcacacccgcgctcgcccgagccgggttagcgcggaggctttgtgggtgtgcggggcgttccctacccgattgacatctcgacctgtcccgtactgtaccttacctacctaccgttgAAAAATCGTTAGGTTAAAGTAGGTAGTTAAAATAATGCACTGGATATTATTCCCCACGACTATGTTCGCaaggatttaagtttttatagaTCCCATTACAATTTCTTAAAGTTTTTATTAGACAATAGAATATGAATGAATAGCAGGCCgacattttaaccactaggctatcactcagtgacgtgcaggtcatagaggcataaatgcactgcttaccccagttgttatagcttaatgcttatttttcattatagcctaccagtaaacaggttcctacttcctacctaactaatgcctacccttgtctcaaaccctgtgcacgccactgctatcaCTGTACctgctataataaaattatatatcacTAATTATATGAGTGTCTTCTAAATCAGCAAGTAGGTATCATTAGATACCTAACTCGAGTCCTACAACTctgattaatattttaatacaaaatacaCCAAACTCCTACAAGACGATTTTTAAGCATCTCAGACCCTAATTTTGCAACTAGGTAGATATTATTGCATTTATAGTTATTTAGGCAAATGTCTTCGTTTAAGGGCAGTAACCAACGGCTCGTTATAATGTTTTAATGGCCACCATTATGCAAACGCATTAGACCACCCCCCTCGTCTGTTATAGGATTATGGTTGGTCCAAGAACTAGCATTCAGCGGAGATTATGTCATAACATAAAACtgtaataaattgttattaaacTGACGATAAATAATTCATACAGTAATAGTATTTAAATGCGAAGGTTAACTTACATTCCAGGTAGCGGCATAGGCTAAAATCATGATttgtttttaattgatttagtaattaattctagccccataaactaccgctatacaaaaaatcacatcattttattcctacagtccaagaccctactGTATCTATAATATCTAGATGTCGGCagagctctaggatcgtctTATTTCCTTCTACTGGGTgtttatctacagggttattaTGTTGGCTAAATAGGAACGCGGGATAGGATTCTTACACAAGTCTTTTCTCTTACCATATACGTACCaaccatattgtttttttatacgtCTCCTtggtaacccagattgtgtcataatgcgCAGACTCCATCAACGTCGTTAACAACGTTTGCGTTCCGATTACTTCCGAACATTTCcgacatattatatatataaaaatcattCGTCGATAACTTGTACCATACACTATTAGTATTTTTGTAGGTGATCTCCCCACAAAGCGGATACCTTGAAATGATTAAATATCTCACTAACATAATGCCGAGCCATGACGTCGAGGCAAATGGGATAGTATTTTCATTTCTTACACTAATAGATTTATCaaagatattattatcattgaaatgttttaaagaatactagcttatgctcgcgacttcgtccgcgtggactacacaaatttcgaacccttatttcacccccttaggggtttaattttcaaaaatcctttcttagcggatgcctacgttatacctaattgctatctgcacgcctttcagcccgatccgtccagtagtttgagctgtgcgttgatagattagtcagtcagtcagtcagtcagccagtcagtcagtcagtcagtcagtcaatcagtcagtcagtcagtcaccttttccttttatatatctaatacttattaagaagaagattagtaCCGACAAGATGTTCTTGTCGGTACTAATCTTCTTCTTCATAATAAAATGCAGATGCAttataaaatgtgttaatttaTGTGGATCTCattcttatattatattctatacaTATAACCTGCAAGGAATAACGTTGCAACGTGGTTTTGGTAAAATCGCATAATATCTAATATTGTAATATGCTCACATTTTTCAACCCAAAGTTTTTAATCAAAGTAAATACTTCTTTCGTctagttataaattaaattacttacctaGTAAGTTCTTAGCTTATTTAACTGAAATTTCGCTATGACCACGACCACAGTAATCAGAAGAATTAATTTAACACGCACAAatcacaatttattttattttagttcccTTGATAATATCTTGAATTTTAATTCTTATATCACGTTTGTCTAACTAAATAATGCAGAAAATAAActgtaacaaaaatatattattcttatttaaaaacaaactaaaaagaATTACGTAAATCAAAACATAAGAATGACGACATCAACATTTTCCCTATAATGTCGTGACTAAATGAAATCCACGCCCGCTTTTTTACCAATTTCCCTTAGAAAACCGAAACCTATAATCCTGACAAATAGCCATTGTTCGTTTGACACGTCCACAATAACGCGGAAATGTCGTGTTTTGTAACAAAACAACTCAACAAGTTGTTATACCCCTGTTACACTTGTCACCCTTACGGAAAATGCCTAATAACTTTCCACACGATTTTCGCCTTTATACCATTGTCATAGACAACTGTCATACTAAAGACTGAATAAAAATTGTACTAAATATTTCAGTAACTATTCCAGTAACTCACTGACATACTGCATGTTAAAATTTAGGATTTATTTAGACTGTGGTTATCTAACGATGCAA
This region includes:
- the LOC117990260 gene encoding probable endochitinase; its protein translation is MGYFGNICALCVLVFALGSINFIEARSTNDALMRHEAKRDIPERCTTNSVTPVTCERANITDNLLPHPDDCQLFYYCLAATLPPICRQCPARLHFNPQKHVCDQPEQAGCHASNSSSSTPVSTTGEPDSTTPTRVSTTRAPVSTTRRTTTTARASTTCRSWSGMQWCSV